In Candidatus Polarisedimenticolaceae bacterium, the genomic stretch GCTCTCCCCAGGCGTGGGAGTCCCTGGCTTCGTTCTGCCCGGGGATCGGCCAGGGCGAGGTCGTTCCCCTGTACCAGATCCGCGACGCGGCGGCCGGGCGCCCCGGAGAGGACACCGACTGATGCGGCGCCTGATGGTCGCGGCGGCGCTCGCGACCCTCCTGGCCTGCTCGGGCGCGGACGAACCCGCCGCACCCGCTCCCGTCCGCGGAGGGACCCTCGTCCTGGGGATCACCACCGACGTCGATGCCTGGAACGAATACCTCTCCGCGCAGGCGGCGGCGGTGGCGTTCCACAAGCGGATCTGGCTGCGGCTCGCGCAGGAGACGGTCGACGCGGCGAAGGGGCCGGAGGCGTTCGCGCCGCAGCTGGCGAGCGCGTGGCGGTTCTCCCCCGATCGCCGCGAGCTGCGATTCACCCTCCGGGAAGCACGGTGGAGCGACGGCGTCCCCGTCACCGCCGAGGACGTCGTGTTCACGTGGCGCGCGCAGACCTCCCCCGCCGTCGCGTGGGTCGGCGCGGCGAACAAGCAGCGCATCCTCGCCGTCGAGGCGGAAGGAGCACGCGAGGTCGTCTTCCGGTTCGACCGCGCGTACCCCGAGCAGCTGGCCGACGCGGCGGACGGCGGAATCGTCCCGAGACACGTCTTCGGGGCGGTCCCCTTCGAGCGCTGGCGGACCCACGACTGGTCCTCGTCGGTCGTGGGCTCGGGACCGTTCACCCTCGAGCGTCACGCCCCCGGGGAGGAGATCGTCCTCCGTCGCAACCCCGCGTATCACGACCCCGCCCGCCCCCGCGTCGACCGCGTGGTCGCGCGCATCGTTCCCGACGCCGCGGCGCTCCTCGCCCAGTTCCGCGCCGGCGGGCTCGACTGGGTCGAAGGGGTCGCGCCCGCCGAGGCCGAGGGGCTGAAAAACCTTCCCGGCGTCCGCGTCGATGCGGTCGACATCCCCGGCTTCGACTACGTGGGCTGGAACGGCGCGAAGGCTCCCTTCGACGATCGGGAGATCCGCCTCGCGCTCACCCTGGCGATCGACCGGCGGGCGCTCGTCGACGACCTGCTGTTCGGGCACGGCCGCGTCAGCACCGGCCCCGTGCCTTCGTTCTGGTGGAACGCCGACCCCACGCTCGAGGCGCTCCCGTTCGACCCCGGACGGGCCCGCAGGATCCTCGAGGCGAGAGGTTACGGCCCCGGTCGCCCGCTCACCGTCGAGATGATGACGAACGTCGGCAACCGCCTTCGCGAGGGGGTGGTGGTCAAGCTCCAGGACCAGCTGGCGAAGTCGGGGGTGCGCGTGATCCCGCGTCCTCTCGAGATGAAGGCGCTGCGCGAGATCGCGGCGTCCGGACGTTACGACGCGTTCGTGGGCGGCTGGCGCTTCGGCGCGAAGATCGACCTCGGCTCGTTGTTCGGCTCCGCCTCGGTGCCCCCGGCCGGCTCGAACGTGGTCTTCTACCGCTCGCCGGAGATGGACCGCCTGCTCGAGGGGCTCGGCTCCGGCACGGACGCCGCCGGCCTGCGCGACCTCTACGCCGCGATCGGACGGCGCCTGCGGGACGACCAGCCCTACACCTTCCTGTACGAGCTCCGCCGACTGGTGGCGACGGGGCCGCGCCTTGCGGGAGTGCGGATCGACGTCCCGACCGACACCCTCGCGCACCTCGACGAGGTCGAGGTCCGCGGGTCGCGGTGAGCGGCCCTTGAGGCGCCTGCTCCTCCGGCGGCTCGCGGCCGCACCGCTCACGGTCCTCGGCATCGTCCTCGTCGTGTTCCTGCTCGTCGAGGCGGCGCCGGGAAGCCCCGCCGATGCCATCCTCGGCGACCGTCCCGTCGACGCCGCCACGCGTGCGCGCCTCGAGGCGGCCTGGGGCCTCGACCGGCCCGCGCCCGCGAGGCTTCTCGCCTGGGTCGGCTCGGTCGCGCGGGGGGACCTCGGCTGGTCGCCGTCCCGGTCGAGGCCGGTGACGCGCGTGCTCGCCGACGCGTTTCCCGCGACCCTCCTGCTGTCGGGTCTCGCCCTCACCGTGCACCTCGCCGCGGGGTTCGCGATGGGAACGCTCGCGGCGCGAAGGCCCGGCCGCCTCGCCGACCGCGTGATCCAGACGACGGCGCTGGTGTTGTGGTCGGCGCCGGCGTTCTGGCTCGGGCTCGTCGCGATCCTCCTCCTGGCCTACGCGCTCCCGATCTTCCCCGCCTCCTCGTCGCATTCGGTCTCCGCCTCGGATTGGCCCGCCTGGCGGCGCGCCGCCGACCTCGCGTGGCACGCGACGCTCCCGGCGCTCGTCCTGGGGTTGTCCTCCGCGGCCGTCCTCACGCAGCACGTGCGCGCCGGGCTCGTGCGCGCCCTCGGCGATGCGTTCGTGCGCGCCGCTCGCGCGCGCGGCGCGGGGAGCACGCGGGCGATGCTCTCCCACGCCCTGCGCCACGCGTTGCTCCCGGCCGTGCACCTCGCGGGGTTGTCCCTCCCGTCGCTGGTTTCCGGCGCCCTGGCGATCGAGGTCGTCTTCGGCTGGCCCGGAATGGGTCGAGTGGCCTACGACGCGGTGCTCGCGCGCGACGTTCCGGTGGTGCTCGCGACGACGCTGGCGGCGTCGGTGCTCGTCGTGCTCGGGAACCTGGCGGCCGATCTGGGGGCGATGGCCCTCGATCCGCGCGTCCGCCGGGCCGGACTCGGAGACGGCGGATGAGGCTCGCCGCCGCGGCCCTCCTCGTCGTCGCGCTCGCGGCGATCGCCGCGCCGTGGCTTCCGCTCCGCGACCCGGCGGCCCAGCCCGACGGGCTCGTGCTTCGCAACCTCCCTCCCGGGGCGCTCGCCTGGAGAGTCCGCGCGACCGACGGGTCGGAACGCTGGGGCTCCGCGGTGCGCGGCTCGGGAGCGGAGTTCGCGTTCCGCCGCGGAGAGACGTGGGTCTCGGCCCCCGAGGCCACCGCGACCCGCGAGCGTTTCCTGCTGGGGACCGACGCCTTCGGCCGCGATCTGCTCAGCCGCCTCGTGCACGGCGCCAGGATCTCTCTCCTCGTCGGCCTGGCCGCCGCGTCGATCGCGATCGTGCTCGGCGGAGCGATCGGCCTGGCCGCCGGGGCCGCCGGAGGGTGGATCGATGCCGCGCTGATGCGCGCCACCGACCTGGCGCTGGGAGTACCGCGCCTGTTCCTCCTCCTGCTGCTCGCGGTGTTGTGGCGACCCTCCGTCGGGACCACGATCGCGATCCTCGGAGCCACGACATGGATGACCGCGGCGCGGCTGGTCCGGGGCGAGGTCCTGTCGGTTCGCGATCGAGACTTCGTGCGTGCCGCCCGGGCCGCGGGGGCCCCGCCGTTGCGGCTGGCCGTGCGTCACCTGCTCCCGTCGGTGGCGGGGGTCCTCCTGTCGGAGGCGGCGCTCAGGGTCGGAAACGCGATCCTCCTCGAAGCGGCGTTGTCGTTCCTGGGAATGGGGATCCCGCCTCCGACGGCATCGTGGGGGAACCTCATTGCCGACGGGCGGGACCGGATGCTCGACGCGTGGTGGATCGCCACGCTCCCGGGGGTCGCGATCGCGGGAACGGTTGCGGCGGTCTCCCGCCTCGCCGAGGCGGCAAGGCAGGCGCTCGGAGAACGGGCGTAGGCCCCCGCGGATGCGGAATTTGCGCGCGCGGCCGTGCGAGCGGCGCGGGACGGAAAAATCGGCGCGGGAGCCGGCGAGAAGGGGTGGTTTTCCTGGCGGATCGGCATCTCCGGCTCGCACGCTTTATGCACGCCGTCCATTCCGAGTGAGCCTCCGTCGGGGGCTCGGCTCCCGACGGGAAGGCCCGGAAAGGAGCCGGTCATGTCAGGACAGACCCGGACGACTTGCCTGGGAGCGCTGGCCCTCGTCGCGGCCTTGGGCGTTCCTGCTTCGCTTGCCGCGGACGCCCCGCCCGCTTACCGCCTCGAGGCGGAGGTCGGCGTGAAAGGGGTCGTCGAGAGCGTCGTCCAGCATGCCGGGTGGATGGGCTGGGACGGCGTCTACGGAGTGCTGCGGACCCACCAGGGGGACGTCCATCAGGTCCAGTTCGCTCCGGCGGAGTTCCTCAAGATGCTCGACCTCATGCCGAAACCCGGAGACGCCCTGGAGATCCGAGGGGTGCTCACCGAGACTCCGACGGGCCGAGTTCTGCTCGTCCGGGAGCTGCGGCGGGCCAACGTCGTCATCCACCTGCGCGATGCCAAGGGTCAGCCGGTCTGGTAACCGAGGCAGGGGGGGCCGAAGGGTGCTAAGGTAGCCGGGTTTTTTCGACGAAGGAGTCCCCCCGATGAGCCTTGGACGCGCCCTTCTGTGCGTATGCGTGGCCGTGGTTCCCGTCGTCGCCGCGGCCCAGGACGCCCCCCCCGCCGCCCCCACCGCCCCCCTGGACGAGGCCCGCGCGGCCTTCCGCGCGGCGGACTACGCGAAGGCGGCCGAGGCGGCCGAGCGGGCCCTGCAGGCGGACGCGGCCAGCGTCGTCGCCCACTACATCGCGGGCGCGTCCCTCGTCCGGCTCTCGCGCTACGACGACGCCG encodes the following:
- a CDS encoding ABC transporter substrate-binding protein: MRRLMVAAALATLLACSGADEPAAPAPVRGGTLVLGITTDVDAWNEYLSAQAAAVAFHKRIWLRLAQETVDAAKGPEAFAPQLASAWRFSPDRRELRFTLREARWSDGVPVTAEDVVFTWRAQTSPAVAWVGAANKQRILAVEAEGAREVVFRFDRAYPEQLADAADGGIVPRHVFGAVPFERWRTHDWSSSVVGSGPFTLERHAPGEEIVLRRNPAYHDPARPRVDRVVARIVPDAAALLAQFRAGGLDWVEGVAPAEAEGLKNLPGVRVDAVDIPGFDYVGWNGAKAPFDDREIRLALTLAIDRRALVDDLLFGHGRVSTGPVPSFWWNADPTLEALPFDPGRARRILEARGYGPGRPLTVEMMTNVGNRLREGVVVKLQDQLAKSGVRVIPRPLEMKALREIAASGRYDAFVGGWRFGAKIDLGSLFGSASVPPAGSNVVFYRSPEMDRLLEGLGSGTDAAGLRDLYAAIGRRLRDDQPYTFLYELRRLVATGPRLAGVRIDVPTDTLAHLDEVEVRGSR
- a CDS encoding ABC transporter permease, yielding MRRLLLRRLAAAPLTVLGIVLVVFLLVEAAPGSPADAILGDRPVDAATRARLEAAWGLDRPAPARLLAWVGSVARGDLGWSPSRSRPVTRVLADAFPATLLLSGLALTVHLAAGFAMGTLAARRPGRLADRVIQTTALVLWSAPAFWLGLVAILLLAYALPIFPASSSHSVSASDWPAWRRAADLAWHATLPALVLGLSSAAVLTQHVRAGLVRALGDAFVRAARARGAGSTRAMLSHALRHALLPAVHLAGLSLPSLVSGALAIEVVFGWPGMGRVAYDAVLARDVPVVLATTLAASVLVVLGNLAADLGAMALDPRVRRAGLGDGG
- a CDS encoding ABC transporter permease encodes the protein MRLAAAALLVVALAAIAAPWLPLRDPAAQPDGLVLRNLPPGALAWRVRATDGSERWGSAVRGSGAEFAFRRGETWVSAPEATATRERFLLGTDAFGRDLLSRLVHGARISLLVGLAAASIAIVLGGAIGLAAGAAGGWIDAALMRATDLALGVPRLFLLLLLAVLWRPSVGTTIAILGATTWMTAARLVRGEVLSVRDRDFVRAARAAGAPPLRLAVRHLLPSVAGVLLSEAALRVGNAILLEAALSFLGMGIPPPTASWGNLIADGRDRMLDAWWIATLPGVAIAGTVAAVSRLAEAARQALGERA